The following is a genomic window from Candidatus Vondammii sp. HM_W22.
CCGACAAATACCATGACCCCAGAGGCACAGAATGGGTTGCATTGAAGGTCTAAAATCAGGGTCACGTTTCATAAAATGTAGAGTTATAACTGAAAGTGGTGTTTGAAAGGAATTGAAAAAAAGCGGCGTATCTGGTTGATTTGTTGTTGCGAGACATCAAAACAACCATTGGAGATACGCCACCATGAGTAAGAATAACGTTGTTAAGCTGGCAGGTCGAGATACGATTATCGATCCGCTGACAGAGTTGCCGAGAAGCGGTGCAGAGCAGTTGATCTACCAGGCGGTGGAGGCCGAGCTGCTGGAGCTGTTGGCGGAGCACGTCGAGCGACGGACAGAGGATGGCAAGGTGGGTGTGGTGCGTAATGGTCACCTGCCAGCTCGTAAACTGCAGACAGGATTAGGGCCGGTCACGGTCAAGATCCCCAAAGTTCGCGCGAAGACCGGCGAGCCGGTGACGTTCCGATCAGCTCTGGTGCCGCCATATGTACGCAAGACGAAGTCACTGGAAGCGGCACTGCCGTGGCTCTACCTGAAGAGGATTTCCAGTGGAGAGATAGGTGAAGCCCTTAAAGTGCTGGTGGTTCCGGATGCAACAGGCTTGTCGGCCGGCAGGGTATCGCGTCTGAAGCAGGTCTGGACAGAAGAATATCGGAGCGGGTGCGAGGAGCGCCTGGATAAGGACCATTGGGTGTATGTGTGGGCAGACGGTGTCTACAGCGGACAGAGAGCAGAGCAGACGAAGCTGTGTGCCCTGGTGGTGATCGGCGTGAATGAGCGTGGTGAGAAGCATTTTCTGGCAATTGAGGATGGTGTACGGAAGTCCACACAGAGCTGTCTGGAGGTGCTGTTAAAACTGAAGTCACGCGGACTAAACCCGCCCAAATTGGCAATCGGAGACGGTGCTATGGGCTTCTGGGCTGCACTGGAGGAAGTGTATCCAGAGACGCGTCAGCAGCGCTGCTGGATGCACAAGACCATGAACGTGCTGAACTGCCTGCCAAGGTCAGCTCAGCCGAAAGCGAAGCAGGCACTGCACAACATCTGGCAGGCGGAGACCCAGGCCGATGCAGAAAAGGCCTTTGATCTGTTTATCAAAACGTATGAGCCAAAGTATCCGAAGGCTGCCATCTGTCTGCACAAAGACCGAGAGGAACTGATGGCTTTCTATCAATTTCCTGCGCAGCACTGGCAGAGCATTCGGACCAGCAATCCGATTGAATCCACCTTCGGGACAATCCGCCATCGAACCAGGCGTTCCAAGGGCTGCCTATCGCGTGACGGCATGCTACACATGATGTTCAAACTCAGCCTGTGTGCCGAGAAGAAGTGGAGACGATTACGGTGTTTCGATTACCTGGCGAAGGTGATAACCGGAATCAAATTTAAAGAGGGTGTTGAGGTAGCAGGAGTCGATCAGGTCGCCGCTTGATTCAACTGGCTAAACACCAGATTTGGCTATAACTCTGGAAATAACAACACAGGAGATTGCAAGCCAAAATGAATATTTTGCTACTCGCTTCCAATCAAACGAAGTAACTTCATAGGAGTTTCTAAGCTTGTGTGATTCCTTCTCGGAAATCACCTCAGATTTAAGCCAATTGGTAATCGCCTCACTTAGGATGTGTCCTTTTTTTTCGATACATGCATTATTGCGATTCCTTGTAAATTTAACTGCCGCTGTAACTAATTGTTAGCACTTTCATTACGGCTCATTTGCATTTGATAAATACCATTTACAACAGCTAAAGTTATAAGTACAAGGAGGATATCAAGGACATTTGATACTTGAGTAATCAGATTTAGATTCAATAACTCTGGAAGCTCTTCTGCTCTCATTGAAAGCCTGAAGAGGGTTTGACCTAAAAAACCTGAGATCAACCAAAGCGTCCACCAGATAGGTAAAATAGAGCTTGTACCTGATGAGCCCCAATCTGATGGATTTTTGCTAGCTTTCCAGATTTCTTTCATAGCTTGGTATGGCTTCCATAGAGTTAAAATTGGTATGAAATAGTAACCAATAGACCATCCTGGAGTGAATGCCATGTTTTCTGCACCAAGTTGCCGAGCATTATAATTTGCTCTATGGATCCATCTCAAAATCAGAAAGCCTGACACGATGAAAACAACCATATAGATAATAGTAATTAAGCCTTGCCTTTGATCACTAGCCTCGCCGTCAGCTACCGCCAATTCCGGTGATGCATAAACACCGTTTTGATAGCCAGATAAGAGTTGGTATTCGAAATATCCAGAGATAATTGATATTAGGGCAACTAAGACCTGAGCATAAAGCATATATCTCACCCAATTGGTGAGGCTTTCCGAATTTCTAAACTCATTTTTTCCAGACAATGTAATTACTCCGTGTGAGTACTAAACAATATATTCGACTGCTCATGCAGTATTGGTAACCCCACGTAAACGGCTTATTGTGCGATTGACCGATTCGGCCTGGAATTAATCGGCTAACATCCCTATCCGGCTATCCGGGCCCGATGCCTATTTTCGATAACAAGAAAGGTTCACATATCTGATATTCGATCTGTCGTCCCTGACTCCGCTTCGCGCTTTTTTGATAGTTAAAATTCTTATTAAACCGTCGATCCCTGAGAAGCAGAGACGTTGGTATGTAAAACCTGTCAAGAAATTTATTAAGGCGCAAAATAGCCGCAATATCAAGGGGTTTTACTGCCAATATTACCCCATACTTTGAAACAACAGACCGCCAAAATCGCCTCGCAGACTGCAATTTCATCCGCGCATAGTAGCTATACGGGTTTTATATGGTGAACAACTGTCAAGGCATCTTCTGATGAATTCAAGAAATCGTATACCATTATCCTGTTGATCAC
Proteins encoded in this region:
- a CDS encoding DUF4328 domain-containing protein; this translates as MSGKNEFRNSESLTNWVRYMLYAQVLVALISIISGYFEYQLLSGYQNGVYASPELAVADGEASDQRQGLITIIYMVVFIVSGFLILRWIHRANYNARQLGAENMAFTPGWSIGYYFIPILTLWKPYQAMKEIWKASKNPSDWGSSGTSSILPIWWTLWLISGFLGQTLFRLSMRAEELPELLNLNLITQVSNVLDILLVLITLAVVNGIYQMQMSRNESANN
- a CDS encoding IS256 family transposase encodes the protein MSKNNVVKLAGRDTIIDPLTELPRSGAEQLIYQAVEAELLELLAEHVERRTEDGKVGVVRNGHLPARKLQTGLGPVTVKIPKVRAKTGEPVTFRSALVPPYVRKTKSLEAALPWLYLKRISSGEIGEALKVLVVPDATGLSAGRVSRLKQVWTEEYRSGCEERLDKDHWVYVWADGVYSGQRAEQTKLCALVVIGVNERGEKHFLAIEDGVRKSTQSCLEVLLKLKSRGLNPPKLAIGDGAMGFWAALEEVYPETRQQRCWMHKTMNVLNCLPRSAQPKAKQALHNIWQAETQADAEKAFDLFIKTYEPKYPKAAICLHKDREELMAFYQFPAQHWQSIRTSNPIESTFGTIRHRTRRSKGCLSRDGMLHMMFKLSLCAEKKWRRLRCFDYLAKVITGIKFKEGVEVAGVDQVAA